The following are from one region of the Silene latifolia isolate original U9 population chromosome 9, ASM4854445v1, whole genome shotgun sequence genome:
- the LOC141599389 gene encoding auxin-responsive protein SAUR50-like codes for MAQRKSNKLLSQTALLKQILKRCSSLGKKLGYDENGLPLDVPKGHFAVYVGVNRSRYIVPISFLSHPEFQCLLRRAEEEFGFDHDMGLTIPCEEVVFLNLTSMLS; via the coding sequence ATGGCTCAAAGAAAATCAAACAAGCTACTATCTCAAACAGCATTGCTTAAGCAAATCCTTAAGAGATGTTCTAGCTTAGGAAAGAAGCTAGGTTACGACGAAAATGGCCTTCCACTAGACGTACCAAAGGGTCATTTCGCCGTCTATGTTGGAGTAAATAGGAGTCGATACATTGTTCCTATTTCCTTCTTGTCTCACCCTGAGTTCCAATGCCTTCTTCGTCGGGCTGAGGAGGAATTTGGGTTTGATCATGATATGGGTCTTACTATCCCATGTGAGGAAGTTGTTTTTCTAAATCTCACTTCCATGCTCAGCTAA